In the genome of Ignavibacteria bacterium, one region contains:
- a CDS encoding histidine phosphatase family protein — translation MKTLVIIRHAKSSWDNSQLDDYERPLNKRGLKSAPVMAKVLSKLISKPDLIISSYAKRALTTAEFFAEEFNYSKDEIQIEEQLYMCSPQTILDLLKSLNNNLNTVLLFGHNPELTSFCNKINNHSIDNMPTCAMYGIKFETNSWNEIDFGKGKFGFFEYPKKHL, via the coding sequence ATTAAAACTTTAGTAATCATAAGACACGCAAAATCAAGCTGGGATAATTCCCAGCTTGATGATTACGAACGTCCTTTAAACAAGCGCGGTTTGAAGTCCGCGCCTGTTATGGCAAAAGTTCTTTCAAAACTTATTTCCAAACCGGACTTAATAATTTCAAGCTATGCTAAAAGAGCTTTAACTACTGCTGAATTTTTTGCTGAAGAATTTAACTACAGCAAGGATGAAATTCAGATTGAAGAACAGCTTTATATGTGCTCACCTCAGACGATTCTTGATTTATTAAAAAGCTTGAATAATAATTTAAACACGGTTCTTTTATTCGGGCATAATCCGGAGCTAACTTCGTTCTGCAATAAAATTAATAACCATTCCATAGATAACATGCCAACTTGCGCAATGTATGGAATTAAATTCGAGACAAACAGTTGGAACGAAATTGATTTTGGAAAAGGAAAATTTGGATTTTTCGAGTACCCTAAAAAACATTTATAA
- a CDS encoding carbonic anhydrase, translating into MFYPKTKEFQKSLTPDKVIEMLKEGNQRFITKTNSGREYHNEIIATAQNPAPWAIIHRCMDSRVLPEVIFDIGVGEVFVTGVAGNIINDDITGSMEFACEVTGVKLILILGHTKCIAVESAMNKVEMGKVTGILEKISPAVDASKNKNDLTSITELNIKNSIEHLRNSSRIISDLEKAGEIKIAGAMYNVESGIVTFID; encoded by the coding sequence ATGTTTTATCCAAAGACAAAAGAATTCCAAAAATCATTAACTCCTGATAAAGTGATTGAGATGCTGAAAGAAGGCAATCAAAGATTCATAACCAAAACAAATTCCGGACGCGAATATCATAATGAGATTATCGCGACTGCTCAAAATCCGGCTCCATGGGCAATAATCCACAGGTGCATGGATTCGCGTGTTTTGCCGGAAGTTATCTTTGATATAGGCGTCGGCGAAGTGTTTGTTACAGGCGTTGCCGGCAATATTATCAATGATGACATAACCGGAAGCATGGAATTTGCCTGCGAGGTTACGGGAGTAAAATTAATTTTAATATTGGGACATACAAAATGCATAGCTGTTGAATCTGCCATGAACAAGGTGGAGATGGGGAAAGTAACCGGGATCCTTGAAAAAATTTCCCCGGCGGTTGATGCTTCGAAAAATAAAAATGATTTAACAAGCATTACAGAGCTTAACATAAAAAACAGCATTGAGCATCTGAGAAACTCCAGCAGAATAATTTCAGATTTAGAAAAAGCCGGTGAAATAAAAATTGCAGGAGCAATGTATAATGTGGAATCCGGTATAGTAACATTCATCGATTAA
- a CDS encoding carbonic anhydrase family protein: MKTIIILILFFGFFSFANAQEDKIYPNTKEFQQSITPDMAIEMLKYGNQLFINNLSSNREYHTAVQETSQGQYPWAVVHRCMDSRVAPEILFDLNIGDIFTTGIAGNILDVDVIGSMEYGCAVVGTKLIVVMGHTECGAVKGAIDNVVLGNITNVVQKIDPAVNTVKAVTKTGDLTSKNKKFVDDVAVQNVKDVIQSIKNGSQILTDLEASGQIKIVGAMYDVHTGEVKFLDN; encoded by the coding sequence ATGAAAACTATTATTATCCTAATTTTATTTTTTGGTTTTTTTTCTTTCGCCAATGCACAGGAAGATAAAATTTATCCTAACACAAAAGAATTTCAACAGTCAATAACTCCGGATATGGCTATTGAAATGCTTAAATATGGCAATCAGCTTTTTATAAATAATCTTAGTTCGAACCGCGAATATCACACTGCCGTTCAAGAAACTTCGCAAGGCCAATATCCCTGGGCTGTAGTTCACAGATGTATGGACTCCCGTGTTGCTCCTGAAATACTTTTTGATTTGAATATTGGTGATATTTTTACAACAGGTATTGCAGGAAACATATTGGATGTGGACGTAATCGGGAGTATGGAATATGGATGCGCAGTTGTTGGAACTAAACTGATTGTGGTAATGGGACACACTGAATGCGGAGCGGTAAAAGGAGCAATTGATAATGTCGTATTGGGAAACATAACCAATGTCGTTCAAAAAATTGACCCGGCTGTTAATACCGTTAAAGCGGTGACAAAAACCGGTGATTTAACCTCGAAAAATAAAAAGTTTGTAGATGACGTAGCAGTTCAAAACGTAAAAGACGTGATTCAAAGCATAAAAAACGGTAGCCAGATACTTACCGATTTAGAAGCAAGCGGACAAATAAAAATTGTCGGAGCAATGTATGACGTTCATACAGGTGAGGTAAAATTCTTAGATAATTAA
- a CDS encoding T9SS type A sorting domain-containing protein, with amino-acid sequence MKKLIFLVFPILLIAALITVSTNKSNIKIKQSGALQALDIWAMQRAYPDKLIPEQGYYDAFEYSKIMNADLDNTGLDDWREIGPHNIGGRTLALAINPLRPNTIYAGSASGGLWVSYTGGVGVVAWKRIATGHPVLGVGAIAMHSSDTNTMYIGTGEVYGYQNSIGGLTIRTTRGSYGIGILKTTNNGVTWTKSLDWSYNQRRGVQVVRINPLRPNTVYAGTSEGTYRTYNGGTNWTLIDTTKMVTDIVINHSDTNYVYLACGNLNSPGVGLYRSTNAGGSFQKMTSGLPTTWGGKAIFSIFKANPAIIYVSIGNGSATGAGTWLCKTTNRGDTWTIVNTGDYATYQGWYSHFVGVHPTDQNLVLAAGIDIYKSTNGGSTIQIRSDWASWDFGRTPIGGPEGPPQYSHADHHCIEYHPSNPNIIYFGNDGGVFRSTDGGETFEGCNGSYQTTQFYNGFSSANMDSLFSMGGMQDNATAIYDGQLAWIRCIGGDGTMTAVNFQNNNIVYGASQNLNVLRSTNKGQSFNGVSIPGSGNSTGFLAPYILAPSNSNVMYAGRNIIYKSTNGGTSSLTATNGGVAPDGSNPSLSMAISFTDPNVLFVATAPVSSRAKIFRTTNGGTTFVNVTGTLPDRYPTDLAVDPQNDQIVYAVFSGFGTGHIFKSTNRGDSWADITNNLPDLPTTAIIVDHQYSNILYAGNDLGVYSSTNGGTTWSPFMTGMTESSVIYDLSIVRPNRKLRAVTHGNGNYERSMLDGTVSVGNENELVKSYALYQNYPNPFNPETTIKFDIPKSSFVNISVYDVTGKLIKQLLNDNRTSGSYEVKFNAFNLASGVYYYKITAGDFSEVKKMMLVK; translated from the coding sequence ATGAAGAAATTAATTTTCCTGGTTTTCCCCATTTTATTAATTGCAGCATTAATTACAGTTTCAACAAATAAGAGCAACATAAAAATTAAGCAGTCCGGTGCGCTTCAAGCGCTCGATATATGGGCTATGCAGCGGGCATATCCTGACAAGTTAATACCTGAACAGGGATATTATGATGCCTTTGAATATTCCAAAATAATGAACGCCGACTTAGATAATACCGGGCTTGATGACTGGAGAGAAATCGGTCCTCATAATATCGGTGGAAGAACGCTTGCACTTGCAATCAATCCTCTTCGTCCAAACACAATTTATGCCGGTTCTGCAAGCGGTGGTTTGTGGGTATCATATACCGGCGGTGTTGGTGTTGTTGCATGGAAAAGAATAGCAACCGGGCATCCTGTTTTGGGTGTCGGCGCAATTGCAATGCATTCTTCAGATACAAATACAATGTATATAGGAACAGGTGAGGTTTATGGATACCAAAACTCAATCGGCGGACTAACTATAAGGACAACGCGGGGAAGCTATGGCATCGGAATTTTGAAAACTACAAATAATGGTGTAACTTGGACTAAATCTTTAGACTGGAGTTATAACCAGCGAAGAGGTGTGCAGGTTGTCAGAATCAATCCCCTTCGTCCAAATACAGTTTATGCAGGAACGAGCGAAGGTACATACAGAACTTATAACGGAGGAACTAACTGGACTTTAATAGATACTACAAAGATGGTAACTGACATAGTAATAAATCATAGCGATACAAATTATGTTTATCTTGCATGCGGAAATTTGAACAGTCCCGGAGTTGGTTTATACCGTTCAACAAATGCAGGAGGCTCGTTTCAGAAAATGACGAGCGGTCTGCCGACAACATGGGGAGGAAAAGCTATTTTTTCAATTTTTAAAGCTAACCCTGCAATAATTTACGTTAGTATTGGAAATGGCTCAGCAACAGGTGCAGGAACCTGGCTTTGTAAAACCACAAACCGTGGTGATACATGGACAATAGTTAACACCGGTGATTATGCAACATATCAGGGATGGTATTCGCATTTTGTAGGAGTTCATCCTACTGACCAAAACTTAGTTCTTGCCGCGGGAATAGATATTTATAAATCAACAAATGGCGGAAGCACGATTCAGATTCGCTCCGATTGGGCTTCATGGGACTTCGGAAGAACTCCAATCGGCGGACCGGAAGGACCTCCTCAGTATTCACATGCCGATCATCACTGCATTGAGTATCATCCTTCAAATCCGAATATAATTTATTTTGGCAATGACGGCGGCGTGTTCAGATCAACTGATGGAGGAGAAACTTTTGAAGGATGCAACGGAAGCTACCAGACAACTCAGTTTTATAATGGCTTTTCTTCAGCAAATATGGATTCCTTATTCAGCATGGGCGGAATGCAGGATAATGCAACCGCAATTTATGACGGACAACTTGCATGGATAAGATGCATTGGCGGTGATGGAACAATGACCGCAGTTAACTTTCAGAATAACAATATTGTTTATGGGGCTTCACAAAATCTGAATGTGCTTCGTTCCACAAATAAAGGGCAGTCTTTCAATGGAGTCAGCATTCCCGGTAGCGGAAATTCAACAGGATTTCTTGCGCCTTATATACTTGCTCCAAGCAACTCAAATGTCATGTATGCCGGAAGAAACATAATTTATAAATCAACAAACGGCGGAACATCAAGTTTGACTGCGACTAATGGTGGTGTTGCCCCAGATGGAAGTAATCCTTCCTTATCAATGGCAATTTCATTCACTGACCCGAACGTTTTGTTTGTCGCAACAGCTCCGGTAAGCTCAAGAGCCAAAATTTTCAGAACCACAAACGGCGGAACAACTTTTGTTAATGTAACAGGAACTCTGCCCGACAGGTATCCGACAGATTTAGCAGTTGACCCTCAAAATGACCAGATTGTTTATGCTGTATTTTCGGGATTCGGTACGGGACATATTTTCAAATCAACCAATCGGGGAGACAGCTGGGCTGATATAACAAATAACTTACCCGACCTTCCAACCACTGCAATTATAGTTGACCATCAATATTCTAATATTTTGTATGCAGGAAATGATTTAGGGGTTTATTCTTCAACAAATGGCGGGACTACCTGGTCTCCTTTTATGACGGGTATGACTGAAAGCAGTGTCATTTATGATTTAAGCATTGTCCGTCCTAACAGAAAATTAAGAGCGGTTACTCACGGAAACGGAAATTATGAAAGAAGTATGCTCGACGGAACTGTTTCAGTTGGAAATGAAAATGAACTGGTGAAGTCATATGCACTTTATCAGAATTATCCTAATCCTTTCAATCCCGAGACAACTATAAAATTTGATATTCCAAAAAGCTCGTTTGTTAATATTTCTGTTTATGATGTAACGGGAAAATTGATTAAGCAATTGTTGAATGATAACAGAACTTCTGGAAGCTATGAAGTTAAGTTTAATGCTTTTAATCTTGCAAGCGGAGTATATTATTACAAAATAACCGCAGGAGATTTCTCCGAAGTAAAAAAGATGATGTTGGTGAAATAA
- a CDS encoding HD domain-containing protein → MSYTKSEIALIEKAISFLVKQYSITGFNKKPVIFHSLKVAYSLIELNLDAEIIIAAILHDLLEDSKVTSKQIQKNFNKDIARLVEAVSFNPYIKDKEEQYIEMFIRTKKAGFPALAVKCADLLDNSNYYQFERNKKSKKLLLDKLSYFLKISKEELKDFLLYKELNSVYKKQKHN, encoded by the coding sequence ATGTCTTATACCAAATCCGAAATTGCTTTAATCGAAAAAGCAATTTCATTTCTTGTCAAGCAATATTCAATAACCGGCTTCAACAAGAAGCCGGTTATTTTCCACAGTCTTAAAGTCGCATATAGCTTAATCGAGCTAAACTTAGATGCTGAAATAATTATTGCAGCAATTCTTCATGACTTACTCGAAGATTCAAAAGTAACTTCCAAACAAATCCAAAAAAATTTTAATAAAGATATAGCAAGGTTAGTCGAGGCAGTTTCTTTTAACCCTTATATAAAAGACAAAGAAGAACAGTATATTGAAATGTTTATAAGAACCAAGAAAGCAGGTTTTCCCGCTCTGGCAGTCAAATGTGCAGACTTGCTTGATAATAGCAACTATTATCAATTTGAAAGGAACAAGAAATCAAAGAAGTTGCTTTTGGACAAACTTTCATATTTCTTAAAAATATCTAAAGAAGAATTGAAAGATTTTTTATTGTATAAAGAGCTTAATTCAGTCTATAAAAAACAAAAGCATAACTAA
- a CDS encoding biopolymer transporter Tol yields MAKTKYFILFAIFIFVPVKNIYSQFDSHPELDWFTIETEHFVINFHSGTDRTAKTIAKIAEEVYGPITSFYAHKPSEKTTFIITDVSDIANGAADYYSNRISIFASPLDYDLRGTHNWLRNVITHEFTHIIQIQVAMKFSKQIPAIYLQWLNYENERRPDVLYGYPNVIVSYPVAGVTVPAWFAEGTAQYQRQQFSYDYWDANRDMILRMQVLGANMLTWNEMGQFSSITSYKAESIYNSGFALTRYIADKYGEDKLRMISEKLSSLSNWSFDAASKEAIGKDGQDLYNEWQSYLTTEYENRVAGIRQTEVKGDLIEKTGFANYYPKFSPDGKKIAYLTNQTFDYGTTGLYIYDIATKKSEEITSPVSTSFSWSPDSKKIIFAKRNSPPTIHHASIFDLYEYNLSTKDEKRLTTNMRAYSPAYSPDGTQICYVVNRDGTLNLQIADANGKDNDPLTMFNNGEQVYNPIFTKDGKKIIFDFALNEARKLAVIDIESGDMEFILDHAGVDTRNPALSQDGSRFYYSSNETGIFNVYSYDFATKQKKQITNVLGGALMPSIDNKGNLAYSSFEATGYKIALLKNFTEKDTIEFIAYKRFPKLIERYASIDSLQTSSEFNWLQLRNFDDKNIPNITAKPYKAQFTQLSFFPVLRYDNYTKDNNVLDAIKPGLYFYSDEMLSRFSIFGGAAINRKLERDIFLQFVYNNGFPIFRDFFTKQVNFVPTFTLEGYNVTRKTTADLIASVDTIDVGVEYNLYAFDFSMAWKMFNVNHDFKFIISLSQYSSALDPFVIPQSGIFVRSSSEKYFKATSYGLQYDYDFTLPTTHSDINPIGRKVMLRYDYETSDINPQLEVEDDGTVVSSFQHNKLHKVEGDITESIGLFNNTHSVSLRLRGANIFGPPVDDFYNYYAAGLPGMRGYPFYSLGGSRMATATLTYRFPLLTNIDTRITPVYFDKLFLSIYGDYGYAWNGHDAKLRDFKKDIGAQLRMQAVSFYVFPTSIFFDAAYGLDEFTREFRNKPVTYGKEWRFYFGILFGFDI; encoded by the coding sequence ATGGCAAAAACCAAATATTTTATTCTATTCGCTATTTTTATTTTTGTTCCCGTAAAAAATATTTATTCTCAATTTGATTCACATCCTGAGCTTGACTGGTTCACAATTGAAACTGAGCATTTTGTCATAAATTTTCATAGCGGAACAGACAGAACTGCCAAAACCATTGCTAAAATTGCTGAAGAAGTATATGGACCGATAACTTCCTTTTATGCTCATAAACCATCCGAAAAGACAACCTTTATTATCACAGATGTTTCGGATATTGCAAACGGTGCGGCTGATTACTACAGTAACAGGATATCAATTTTTGCTTCACCGCTTGACTATGACTTGAGAGGGACTCATAACTGGCTCCGAAATGTAATTACACACGAATTCACACATATTATTCAGATTCAGGTTGCAATGAAATTTTCAAAGCAGATACCTGCAATATATCTGCAATGGCTTAACTATGAAAATGAAAGACGTCCCGATGTTTTATACGGCTATCCAAATGTTATAGTGTCTTATCCCGTTGCAGGGGTGACCGTACCAGCATGGTTTGCGGAAGGAACTGCCCAATATCAGCGTCAGCAGTTTTCTTATGATTACTGGGATGCAAATCGAGATATGATTTTGCGAATGCAGGTGCTTGGAGCTAATATGCTTACATGGAATGAGATGGGACAATTTTCTTCAATTACTTCATATAAAGCTGAATCGATTTACAATTCCGGATTTGCACTGACAAGATATATTGCTGACAAATATGGTGAAGATAAATTAAGAATGATTTCAGAAAAACTTTCATCACTTTCTAACTGGAGTTTCGATGCAGCATCAAAAGAAGCAATCGGAAAAGACGGACAGGATTTATATAATGAATGGCAGAGTTATCTGACAACCGAATATGAAAACAGGGTTGCAGGCATACGACAAACCGAAGTCAAAGGAGATTTAATCGAAAAAACAGGTTTTGCGAATTATTATCCAAAATTTTCTCCCGACGGGAAAAAGATTGCGTATCTGACAAATCAGACTTTTGATTATGGAACAACCGGATTATATATTTACGATATTGCTACAAAAAAATCAGAAGAGATAACTTCACCGGTCTCTACTTCATTCAGCTGGTCGCCTGACAGCAAAAAAATTATTTTCGCAAAGAGAAACTCACCTCCGACAATTCACCATGCTTCAATTTTTGATTTATATGAATACAACCTAAGCACAAAAGATGAAAAAAGATTGACAACCAATATGCGGGCTTATTCTCCGGCATACTCACCTGACGGCACGCAAATTTGTTATGTGGTGAACCGAGACGGAACATTGAATTTGCAAATCGCAGATGCCAATGGGAAAGACAATGACCCGCTAACAATGTTCAACAATGGGGAACAGGTTTATAATCCTATATTTACCAAAGACGGGAAGAAAATTATTTTTGATTTCGCATTGAACGAAGCAAGGAAGCTTGCTGTAATCGACATTGAGTCTGGAGATATGGAGTTCATTCTCGACCATGCCGGAGTTGATACAAGAAATCCGGCTTTATCACAAGACGGAAGCAGGTTTTATTACTCTTCAAACGAGACAGGTATTTTTAATGTTTATTCATATGATTTTGCAACAAAACAGAAAAAACAAATTACAAACGTTCTCGGCGGAGCTTTGATGCCTTCGATTGACAACAAGGGAAACCTTGCTTATTCTTCTTTTGAGGCAACCGGCTACAAAATAGCATTATTAAAAAACTTTACTGAAAAAGATACCATTGAGTTTATTGCATATAAAAGATTTCCCAAGCTTATTGAAAGATATGCATCTATTGATTCGCTGCAAACAAGTTCTGAGTTCAACTGGCTTCAGCTAAGAAACTTTGATGATAAGAATATTCCGAATATAACCGCAAAACCATATAAAGCCCAGTTCACACAGCTTTCATTTTTTCCTGTGCTCAGGTATGATAATTATACAAAAGATAATAATGTGCTCGATGCGATTAAGCCGGGTTTATATTTTTATTCCGATGAAATGCTCAGCCGTTTTTCAATTTTTGGCGGCGCGGCAATTAACAGAAAGCTTGAGCGAGATATATTCCTGCAATTTGTTTATAACAACGGCTTCCCCATTTTTAGAGATTTCTTCACCAAACAGGTTAACTTTGTGCCGACATTTACGCTCGAAGGATATAACGTTACACGAAAAACCACAGCAGACCTTATTGCAAGCGTCGATACTATAGATGTTGGTGTTGAATATAACTTGTATGCTTTCGATTTCTCGATGGCATGGAAGATGTTTAATGTAAATCATGATTTTAAATTTATCATATCGCTGTCGCAGTATTCATCTGCGCTTGACCCGTTTGTAATTCCTCAAAGCGGAATATTCGTCCGTTCATCATCCGAAAAATATTTTAAGGCAACGAGCTACGGACTGCAGTATGATTATGACTTTACTTTACCGACAACTCACTCAGATATTAATCCAATCGGAAGGAAAGTTATGCTGAGATATGATTATGAAACCAGCGACATAAATCCGCAACTTGAAGTTGAAGATGATGGAACCGTTGTATCAAGCTTCCAGCATAATAAACTGCATAAAGTCGAAGGCGACATAACAGAAAGCATCGGTTTATTTAATAATACTCATTCTGTTTCATTAAGACTGCGCGGAGCAAATATATTCGGTCCGCCTGTTGATGATTTCTATAATTATTATGCTGCAGGACTTCCCGGAATGCGCGGTTATCCTTTTTATTCTCTTGGAGGAAGCAGAATGGCAACGGCAACGCTTACATACAGATTCCCTCTCCTGACAAATATCGATACCAGAATTACTCCTGTTTATTTTGATAAGCTGTTTTTATCTATATATGGAGATTATGGTTATGCCTGGAACGGTCATGATGCGAAGCTGAGAGATTTCAAGAAGGATATTGGAGCTCAATTGAGAATGCAGGCAGTTTCGTTCTATGTATTCCCGACCTCGATATTTTTCGATGCCGCATACGGACTGGATGAATTTACGAGAGAATTCAGAAACAAACCCGTTACTTACGGAAAAGAATGGAGATTTTACTTCGGAATATTGTTTGGGTTTGATATTTAA